GTACATTAATTCGATTACAATGAGAGTCGCGCGGAATCTGGAGAAATCGATTTTCAGTCTTAAgctgataaaaagaaaatgctcgGAGACAAACAGTTATGGGAAGAAGTTATGGGAAAAGGTCTGCTGAGAGTCTGAGcactaaaatacaaacagacacaaacatgcccACATTAAAGCTAATTCTGCACAGGCTACCAACAGAAAGGAAACTCCTTTCCAAAAGTCTTTTAAAGTCTTACCTTGAGCATTTCCACACAATATTTTCCCCATCTCTTCTCTATCGCTTCTCTACATCACTAGTCATTTCTGTGATGCAAGCCAACACGCACTTCAAGCTTGATTATTGTGATTTAGATTTGTGCAGCAAAGAAGGCCCAacgaagacaaagaaaaacagcagatgaCAGAAAGTTTGCTCCTAAAAAGTAGGTGTGGCTGGGAACAGTCCTGACTATGACCAGTTGcagctccagtgtgtgtgtgtgtgtgtgtgtgtgtgtgtgtgtgaagcagctgcagctgggCTCTGCTTTCTCAAATGACCAGAAAGATGGCAGGTGTAAAGAGTTAGGTCTCATCTAACAGCGACAGTCATAGTCCTAACACATGTCAGATCAGACTCAAGAGTTCTCCTGTCACTGATGAAATGACAGAGTACATAATTCAGTCTTTTCGTGCTTAACCCTGGTGACAACGACTCTTCCCAGCAAACCAACCCAACGTGAAGCACAGACTTGACTGTGCCAATGCTGACAGGGTACAACCATAACACCCCAATAGCCACCTAGCCGAAGTTAGCTCACTTGCTTActcaagtaaaaaaacaaacccgaCTACTGCTTGTTCGCGTTTGTGGAGACAACGTCCAAACCAAACGTcgtttgaaaacaaacagacaatttAACAACACTTGTTACTGTGACTGCCGGTTACAGGGTATAAAAATGACTCACGTCAGACTTGACTCATTGGTTCAGCCGGCAAACAtataagcagcagcaggttgtgTTATAGCCACAGTGTCAGTGTCTATAAATGAACAGCTAACAGTTATGAAGCGGCTCCGGCTGCTTCCCACCGCCCACAATAACACAGcgatatttttaattttagttgTTCATTTGACAGGCAGATTAACAGGACACGCTCACTAACTCACATGCAAAACTATCACCAGCGAGCAATGTGCTTTATTTATAACACACAGCGACATTTTAGGCTGCGTTAATACAGAAACATGTAACTGATGCTGTCTTTATAATAAGAGAGGGCTGTGCGTACTACTAGCTTATACAACGTTGACGCTAGCTAGCTAACTCATGTTTGGCCACCGTTTGTtggtatattaaaaaaaaataaatgttttttatgctATAGCTACTCACCGGCTCTGTGTCAAGTATGTTCACTTTGTGGTCAAATCTATTTCCATGTCGCTGACCACCACCAACGCTGACATGGCTTCTTTTAAGACAAATAAGTGTTTACTATATTGAAAGGTTTTGCAGCGCACAGCCATGACAACACGCCCCATGCGTGACGTCACTACTAATGCTGCCTTCACGTGCTCCTcgtaataaaaaataacaaagtcaAACACGTTTGGTTTCAGGTCACCAGACAAATGTGTTATCAGGTAGACTTGtgatttgtgtcatttttaaattcattagAGTAAACGGTGCTGTTGGAGTAAATTAAAGCTGATATTCGTTGCTTGTGTGTCTTGAgtgcaacataaacacaacagcacGGAAACGTGTCACAGGTCCTGTAGTCGGGTCTCTGTCGGCCCCCTGGTGGCCGTGGAGGGCTTCAACAGTCAGGCATTCAGCTGGCTTATGCCTCAGGTATGTGTCTGATATGTGTCCTTCTCTCATCATGTGTTACATTCATGTCTGCAAGGAGTCACGGGGTTAAACACAGCTAACCGGCTCTGCTTCATAATGACCAGCTGCAATTAGATTTCACATTATGACCATATTGGTGTTATGTATATATTCTGATACACAGAATGAGGCTGATATCAACCTGTGTGGATCATTAGAATTTTAATTAactatttacaatatttataaCATGGGAGTGGCAATTTCCAGTTCACTTACCCCACATGTCTTGGGGCTGTGGGTGGAAACCAGAGCAGCCACAGCAACAGATGAAGTCAGGTAATTATACAAACGAAGCTTCACAATAAAGCCCCTGTTCAACTTTCTGTACAACAGAGAAAAGGCAAATATGTGTGATGCATATGAATAAAGACAGTGAACAGGACACACCGCatgtacagtaataataatattaaatcataattataataaaagtaTGCACTGTAACATCTGTTAATGTTGTGACCTGTGTGCCCTCTGCTATTTTCTTTCATACTTCAAAACTACAAGATAACACGTGACATAAACAAGAACATAATGCATGTGACAGGAAAACAGGTCATGAACAAATGGAAATGGTCTAATGACAGATGTGCTACAGTTGTATACAGCCTTATCACATTAGTGCaattttacatattcatttgGATTAGTTCATTATTACGAATTTTGAAGACACAGGATGTGCAGATAATTAGACCTTCCAGTTGAACTAATGTTTTTGAGAATGTGGAGGTTCATGTTAGTTTAATAGTTGCCTAATACCGCCCCCTGCTGACAACTACGCCGCTACTAGTAAAttgacacttttttaaaatgcagactgacttttattaaacaaataaatgttatacTCTCTATCTCATCCATTCTGATTATTTATGTGTTGAGTGCTGTGCgtatcaaataaaacaagtatTTCTTTGATTGAAGGAGGACATGGGTGAGAGGGTCTAGTCATTGGAATACGCACTATGGCTGTGAAACTAGGGTCTACATCTTTGATTCAACgaaaatcacatttcttttattattcatatgGTTCACTTTGGAATCCATCTAACCTGTTTGACATTATTCATATGGTTCACTTTGGAATCCATCTAACCTGTTTGACTGCCACACTTTGAACACTGATAAAAGGTGCTGCTATATCTCTTTACGTACTGTTACATCTCAAATAAAACCTCAGTCAGTGTCTTTACAtattttgaaatcttttttaCTGTTAAAAGTATTTGAACATCCATTCGTCAATATAACCAATATTAATAAACATCACAGGCTCACTTGGCATATATAGTGTATTGTTCTACCTGTTTAGGCTGGATGAAAAGTGAACTGcttcaaaataaagacatgaagaCTTCAGCATCTGAGTTTAATTACAGTCCAATGAAATACTATTTGgctctccaacaacaacaaaaaaaaacagaacaaatgaacAATGAAGAAATTAACAGTATGTACCGTACAGAAAGTACAATGTTAGAAACGTGAATAATGGTTTATTGACATTTTTAGGTTGTGTTGAACATGTCTTGAATGACAAATATGGCAACTGTAGGTTTATTGTCTGTCTTTGATAAAAACGTTGCCTACCTCTACAAAATGACACGAACACGTCTTACTTTAACCAACACGTTACAGCAGGCttaatactgtaaaaacaaaatacaactgATTATGCCTTCACTGTCACAGAGTAGAACTTGAACTAAATCTCTGTTCAATGtataaattaaacaataaattaaagcCAGTGAAAACCCTCAGATAGCTTCGTACAAATACAAAGAGGTACATAAACTAGTCTGTATTAAAACAATCGAACTGGAAAGATCAAAGCTAAATCATCACAGTAACGGCAAGCTGCCTGGAGGTGCCAGAATGATCCCAAACACATAGAAAAGTCCCATGAGGAGGTTGAGCTTGGCCGTCTTCTGGGGGATCTTGGCGTAGCATCGGCTGCGAAACTGCTTCTCCAGTGTGAAGGCCATGGGCAGCGTGAGTAGAGGCAGCGCCATGCTGATGGTGTATCGGGTGGCGAGGATGCAGAAGAGCACGTAGGGGACGAAAAGCAGGAGGTTGTAGAGGACGTAGGACAGCGTGGGGCCTATTAGGATGGCCAGGGTGACGATGCCCGCCTGCTTGTCAGAGTCCATGTCTctggtgttgttgctgtggaggATGGCTTCTGTGTTGAGGGCCAGCGGGACGGCGTACACCAAAGGCAGCACTGACAGGTAGCCAACCTGCACGGCGTGGGCAAACATGACTGCCAGCGGGCCAAAGGTGATGAGGATTACCACGTCTCCCAGGGCCACGTACTTGAGACCGATGCCTGTGGGTAAACAGAAGGAACATTTAACCTTTCAGTTAAAATATGGAATTATAGCATCTCTGCTTCCTCTTGGTCCTCTACTCTGATGAACCACTAATGCAGACAAATATTAGTGAAGCCTAAAGACTGGATCCTACACTTCCTACAgcgcagcaaaaaaaaatgtttatttgtgaaatatatttaacttaaatattctttaaGAAAGCAGCTTTCTGAGTACCTTTGTAGAGGTCTGTGCATAGGTCTAGTTCCagataaaaatgtatcagtAATATGTGAGTTTTTACCCTCTGAAATCATATCAGTCAGGCTCTATTATTTGCTCAGACTTGACAAAGTTCTTCCAGGGCAACGGACGACTACAGTCTAACTCTTTTTGCAGGGCGGGTAGGACTACCATGACAAGTAAACGGACCTTTGTGTGTATCGCTGATGGTAGTTTTTACCCTATAATGACTCTTATTAGGAAGGCATTTTTAATACACACCAGCACAATATTAACCTGAATCACAAAGTGAAgctgcaagagagaaaaaaaacattcaaacaagcTGCGAAATTCTTCCCGTTTTTGCCAAATGAAATTCTTGCACTGCGCACTTCCTGCACCTGAAAGGACAGCATAAATCAACACTTTCATGAAGGAATGCAACACATGAGTGTCATGTCTGAGAAATGCTGCCAAAATCCTGACAAactgtagctcagtctgtatgTAGGTGATTAAAAAAGGGGCACAGCTGATGCCACAGAGCCAAAAGTAAAGTAATAAGTTTAGATAATAAGAGGAAGACGTCAAGGCCATGACACATTAAACCCAAACTATTTGCCTAGCTAGATGCCACAAGTGATAAGTGAGGAATGCTCTGCTTTGGGAGAAATGACCGTCCAACTGCAAGGAGCAAACGCTCTCTCCGTGGAGAGATTCACCTACCAGGTCCTTTGATAACAGCACACGACAGAGTGTTAACACCAACATTTTGCTGGAGCCACTAAAATGCTAAATTGCCTAATGGAGcttaaagtgtttgtgtgtgtgtggcagcaatCCAAAACTTATTTTACTCACCTCCAGTGTATAAAAAAGAGCTGGAAAGTCCCCCGAAGTAAATAAGGGCTAGGTGCTCCAGTCTAAGTGTAGACAGGAAGTAGAGCAGAGTGGCACACAAGCACCCCAAAGAATACAACAACGCTCCGAACATGACAACATCCTGCGGTGCCAAGATTTCGTCCACGAGAGTCCTATCATCGCTCTTCTTGTGGTCAATCCCTTTGGAGAAGTCATAGTAGGTGTTCACAAGGTTGCCTGCCCCGTGGACTACGAGGACGGCCACCGCGCACACCATCAGGATGACCAAGTCCACAGAGCCGTCCAGTTTGTACGCCAAGGCGCTGCCGAGGGCCACGGGCGTGAGCGAGGCGCTGAAGCTCCACGGCCTCAGCGCCAGCACGTAGGCCGCGCACTTGTGCCTCACGTCCGAAGCGACCCGGGCCATCCTCGACGCGTGGTTGGTGGCCGGGGAGTGACTGACCAAGGTATTCATTATACCGGTCTGCCACTGTTGGTCATTGTGACCGTTTGATCCAGCCAGTACAAATGTTTCTGCCCTGCTTTGTTTCTGCTCTTTAGCCATTCCTCTTCAAGTGCACAGTACCAGCAGTGTTCCCAAATGTCAGCGCCCTTTCCTGGCGTGcctgcagcaggaaaaacaaagaaggaaaatTACAAGCCGGCAGTGCACGGCCATGAACTTACAGTACTGAAATGTTGTACTGTATCACTTTGACCAACACAGACGCATTGAGGAGTTGATTATTGAATACATCATGTTGACATTTACACTAAAGTACATATTGTTGTGATAGCAGACAGTTGTATTAAAAGACACAGTGTTATATCGCCTTCCTTAACTTAATACAGCGACACCTATTTGTTTATAAGTATGAGTTTTGAGTATTACATTTGCTGCAGCAGGTCAGAGCGGGAATATTAAGCTGTGACGTCACAGTAACCGTAGTAACGTACAGTAAGGTTGATTTATTCCTGCGGCACCGAGGTAAAGTGGGCGGTTTCGGACAAAACAAAGAGGATAATTGTTCCTCTTGCCAACACACGTGGCAGTCGCACTCACACACTGGAGACACGACTTTTCGGCGGaggaacaaacacatttgtcacCTTTTTAAGGGCGGGGGAGGAGCGGAGTTAGCCCCGGGCTAACTAGTGAGATTAAGGGATTAGAGCTAACCAGTTAGCCGCCGTGCTAACGCGCTCCGTGCggggacacagaggaggaaatgtccgacagctgctgctgctctcacctGCTCTCACGTCTTCACCACCCGACACCAGCCGTGTCTCTCTCCGTTTGAAAACATATCTCTGTGCCCGCTCAGTCCGGACGGATGCGTGTCAACTTCGAGGCTGCTTCACTAGTCGGCCACTGTAAAACCCGATGCACCTGACGGGCGCCATTTCCTCCTCCAGAAGTGCAACGTCGCACAGAGGTCCAAGAAAACCGCTTCTGACACAATGGTTCCGACTGTTTTTATTCCCATGACAAGatgcaaaataatacaaaaaaacaaaaacacacacaagttattCAGTTTATAGCCATTAAATGCAAAACCTAAATAAATCAGAGTAGCTCCCAGCAGATTGTTAGGAAAAGgctgtgatttgttttaattaattaatttagtttttcataaaatatgagtaaatatagatataaagaTACATACTgatggagataaaaaaaaagagcttttccGTGAAATTCGgcagttaaaatgtgtttttactctcCATAGATCATAATTCATATGTTCATAGTTACATATGTctaaaaagtgttattttgtcaccacttcattttttttattattatagtttgaGGAAGTCATTTTGTGGATCCACAAACGTTCTTGCGGTCATTCCAGGCTGTGAAAGCACTCCAATCTCATATGCAATGTCTGAATGGGGTTTGACGGCCTCCCAGCAATTGTTTCCACCCACCCAAGCTTTCtgtgaagacaaaaaataaataaataaaatgctgagcccataaaaaaaaagacctagACTCTATTTAGAGTAACTGATACAAGGTGGCCATTACCTGAGCTTTTAGTGGGATGAACTGCAGCTTCCCTTTTTTCAACACATGAAAAGTGGTAGAAGATGCTGCTGTACAGATGGAACTGGAGCGTCAACAAAAGCACAGGTGTTGCATCATTAAATATGTC
The sequence above is drawn from the Larimichthys crocea isolate SSNF chromosome XV, L_crocea_2.0, whole genome shotgun sequence genome and encodes:
- the ubiad1 gene encoding ubiA prenyltransferase domain-containing protein 1; protein product: MAKEQKQSRAETFVLAGSNGHNDQQWQTGIMNTLVSHSPATNHASRMARVASDVRHKCAAYVLALRPWSFSASLTPVALGSALAYKLDGSVDLVILMVCAVAVLVVHGAGNLVNTYYDFSKGIDHKKSDDRTLVDEILAPQDVVMFGALLYSLGCLCATLLYFLSTLRLEHLALIYFGGLSSSFLYTGGIGLKYVALGDVVILITFGPLAVMFAHAVQVGYLSVLPLVYAVPLALNTEAILHSNNTRDMDSDKQAGIVTLAILIGPTLSYVLYNLLLFVPYVLFCILATRYTISMALPLLTLPMAFTLEKQFRSRCYAKIPQKTAKLNLLMGLFYVFGIILAPPGSLPLL